Proteins encoded together in one Perognathus longimembris pacificus isolate PPM17 chromosome 8, ASM2315922v1, whole genome shotgun sequence window:
- the Slc20a1 gene encoding sodium-dependent phosphate transporter 1 isoform X3, whose product MKRKIEREIKSSPSESPLMEKKNSLKEEHEETKLSLGDVENRNPAPEVGSATLPLQAVAEERAVSFRLGDLEEAPERERLPSVDLKEETSIDSTMNGAVQLPNGNLVQFNQAVSNQMNSSGHYQYHTVHKDSGLYKELLHKLHLAKVGDCMGDSGDKPLRRNNSYTSYTMAICGMPLDSFRAKEGEQKGEDMEKLTWPNGDTKKRIRMDSYTSYCNAVSELHSASEMDMSVKAEMGLGERKGSVGSLEEWSDQDKPEVSLLFQFLQILTACFGSFAHGGNDVSNAIGPLVALYIVYFTDDVNSKMATPIWLLLYGGFGICVGLWVWGRRVIQTMGKDLTPITPSSGFSIELASAFTVVVASNIGLPISTTHCKVGSVVSVGWLRSKKAVDWRLFRNIFMAWFVTVPISGVISAAIMAVFMWII is encoded by the exons ATGAAGAGAAAAATTGAAC gAGAAATAAAGTCTAGTCCTTCTGAAAGCCCCTTAATGGAAAAGAAGAACAGCTTGAAAGAAGAGCATGAGGAAACAAAGTTGTCCCTTGGTGATGTTGAGAACAGGAATCCGGCTCCGGAGGTGGGGTCTGCCACGCTGCCTCTGCAGGCTGTGGCGGAGGAGAGAGCGGTGTCGTTCAGACTTGGAGACCTGGAGGAAGCCCCGGAGCGAGAGCGGCTCCCCAGCGTGGACCTGAAGGAGGAGACCAGCATCGACAGCACCATGAATG GTGCAGTGCAGTTGCCTAATGGGAACCTTGTTCAGTTCAATCAAGCCGTTAGCAACCAGATGAACTCCAGTGGTCACTATCAGTATCACACTGTACATAAAGACTCTGGCCTCTACAAAGAACTGCTCCATAAGTTACATCTGGCCAAAGTGGGAGACTGCATGGGAGATTCTGGCGACAAGCCTTTGAGGCGCAATAATAGCTACACTTCCTACACCATGGCAATTTGTGGCATGCCCCTGGATTCATTCCGTGCCAAAGAAGGTGAACAGAAGGGAGAAGACATGGAGAAGCTGACCTGGCCTAATGGAGACACTAAGAAGCGAATCCGGATGGACAGTTACACCAGTTACTGTAATGCTGTATCGGAGCTTCACTCAGCCTCTGAGATGGACATGAGTGTCAAGGCTGAGATGGGGCTGGGTGAGAGAAAAGGGAGTGTTGGCTCTCTGGAAGAGTGGTCTGACCAGGATAAGCCCGAAGTCTCCCTTCTCTTCCAGTTCCTGCAGATCCTTACAGCCTGCTTTGGGTCATTTGCCCACGGTGGCAATGATGTCAG cAATGCCATTGGTCCTCTGGTTGCTTTGTATATAGTTTACTTCACAGACGATGTTAATTCTAAAATGGCGACCCCAATATGGCTTCTCCTGTATGGTGGTTTTGGCATCTGCGTCGGCCTGTGGGTCTGGGGAAGGAGAGTTATCCAGACGATGGGGAAGGATCTGACACCAATCACACCCTCTAG TGGCTTCAGTATCGAGCTGGCATCTGCCTTCACTGTGGTAGTTGCATCAAACATTGGCCTTCCCATCAGTACAACACATTGTAAA GTGGGCTCTGTTGTGTCCGTTGGCTGGCTCCGATCCAAGAAGGCTGTTGACTGGCGACTTTTCCGCAACATTTTTATGGCATGGTTTGTCACAGTCCCCATTTCTGGTGTTATCAGTGCTGCCATTATGGCAGTCTTCATGTGGATAATCTGA